Genomic DNA from uncultured Desulfuromusa sp.:
GCAGCTCTACGATATTGATCTACAGACGATTGATACCTCATGGAATTCTCCCGAAGCCCTGCTGGCTTACGATAAGGCAGCCGAAGCCATCGGTACCTATGAACAAACTTTCGACTTCACCTCATTTACTTCGAAATACGATTATTATCTTGCCGGAAAAGCTAACTTGAATGCTGCAGAACTCAGCGGCCTGGCCATTTTCGAAAGTCCACAACTAGGGAACTGTGCCGCTTGCCATCCGAGCCAGGCGACACTGGCAGAAGATGGCCGGATCAACCCGCCGTTATTTACCCAGTTTACTTATGAAAATATCGGAGTTCCCGAGAGTATGAGTCTGATGCTGGATGGTTTTCCCGTTGATTACGGGTTAGGGGCAAGAAGCAATCTGGACAGTTACAATCAGGAGATCGAAAAAACCGTGCTGGATGACGGCTCTGAAGTGTTTATGAGTGAAGCTGGGAAATTCAGGGTTTCATCATTGCGCAACATTTATCGAAATGCTCCCTATGCTCATAATGGCTATTTCGAAACCCTTGATGAGATCGTGCATTTTTTCAACACCCGTGATATCCCGGCAGAATACTGGCCGATACCGGAGGTCGCGGAGAATGTAATCACTATTGTGGGTGATCTCGGACTGACCCCACAACAGGAAGCTGATCTTGTGGCTTTCCTGAAAACTCTGAACGATGGATATGGTACGCAAACACCTGAAAACTTTGTGCTGCCCGTCATGGTTCCGTTGAACTAAGTTCGATAGCCCCTCGAAGAGTTCTCTCCGGGGGGCTATAGCACATCCCGATCAGTTCGAGAAAATCGTTTTCACTGAGGATTGTGATTCTCAGCTGCTCGGCTTTTGTGAGCTTACTCCCGGCTTCCGATCCGGCGACAACATAGTCGTTTTTTTTACTCACCGACCCGCTGGCTTGCCTTTCCTGCGCTTCAATCAGTGCAGTTCCTTCTTTTCTGCTGAAACGCTCCAGGCAATAAAGGGGTCAAATCTGCCGTTGACTTTTATGTAATTCATCTTCTATTTTTTTGTGATTTTCTGTGCGCACACATCAAACTCAAGCCTTTTTGGCTCCATCAATAGAGCTGTTTACCGGAGTTCCGTGGACAGTATATCCAATTCAAAAGGTGACCATCCGGTCGCCTTTTGATTCTCCCCTAAGAAAGCTTTCTCATCGCCATCTCGCACGACTCGGAAATAAACTGACTTAATCGATACAGACAGTCATTTTTGTATATCGCAAATTTTTCGGTGAAAAGTTGCAGCCTGGTGCTCTCAATTTTATTGGCGATCAAAACAAAATGTTTTCTTTTCATCCAGCCACAGATGGCCAACTACGGCATTGTCGATGAATACAACCAGTTTCGTTATCATGCTTGCGTATCCCTGGCTTTCCAGCCTCTGGGTTGAGCGTGGATTTCAATGCCTAAACATGCGGTGACCTGCAGGACTTTATTCAGCTGTACGGTTTCTTTGCCATTTTCCAGAGCCGAAAGAAAGATATAAGCGTTCGCTGAATAAAATGAAACTTGCATCCATTAAATCCGAGGAAATCAACGGGACGTTGTTGATGTGATGATATTTGTAACACCGAAAAGTGCTAGCGGATAAAAAAATGCTCAAATTCACCTGTTGGCTGTTCCCACCCAACGCGTACATCATCCACGCGGGCGAGATTCGGGCCCTCTTTGCACCATTCAACGACTAATTTAACGGCGGCTTCTTTTCCTTCGAAAATAGCCTCAACGGATCCATCCGGATTGTTGCGACACCAGCCGGACACTCCGTAGCGTTCCGCTGTATTTTTTGTGCTCTGCCGGAACCAGACGCCTTGCACTCTGCCGGTGATCCGGACTTCAGCTCTTACGTTTGTCATTGCTGTCAACCCTGCCCGATCAGTTCGAGAAAATCGTTTTCACTGAGGATTGTGATTCCCAGCTGCTCGGCTTTTGTGAGCTTACTCCCAGCTTCCGATCCGGCGACAACATAGTCGGTTTTTTTACTCACCGATCCGCTGGCTCGGCCCCCCTGCGCTTCAACCAGTGCTGTTCCTTCTTTTCTGCTGAAACGCTCCAGGCTTCCAGTAAAAACAAATATTTTCCCCTGGAATTTGTCGCCGCTGATGCGTTCTTCTTTCTGGGGATCGATCCCCAGTTCGTGCAGCTCTTGAAGCAAGTTCCGATTGTTTTCAGCCGCGAAAAAATGGACAAGGCTGTCGCTGACCTGCGGTCCAATTTCGTGGAGTTCAAGAAGTTCATCAGTGGTCGCCGCTGCCAGCTTTTCCAGACTGTTGAAATGGTGGACGATGACTTTCGCCAGATGTTTTCCGACGTGACGAATACCCAGGGCATAGATGAAATTTTCCAGTGGCCGTTGTTTGCTGGCGGCAATGGCCTGTAACAATTTATCCGCAAGCCTCTCTCCCATGCGCTCAAACTGAAACAGGTCTTCCCGTCGCAACCGGTATAAATCTGCAATACTGCTGACCAGTTTCAGGCGTAGCAGCTGATCAATCTGCCGATCACCCAGTCCCTCAATATCCATCGCTTCACGGGAACAGAAATGCTTGAGGGATTCCTTGAGGCGGGCCGGGCAATCAAGATTCTGGCAGCGCGGGACGACTTCATCAGTTTCACGAACCAGAATTGAGTCACAGGCCGGACAGAAAGAGGGCTCAGAAATCGGTTTTTCATCTCCAGTGCGTTTTTCTGCAACGACCCGAACAATATCGGGGATGACATCGCCTGCCCGTTCGACAATAACGGTATCACCGATGCGGACATCCAGGCGGTCAATTTCATCCCAGTTGTGGAGGCTGGCACTGGAGACGGTTACGCCGCTGACAGTAACCGGACGCAGGTTTGCTACCGGGGTGACGGCTCCGGTCCGACCAACTTGCAGGCGTACCGACTCAAGGATTGTTTGTTCCTGTCGTGCTGGAAATTTGGCGGCAATGGCCCAGCGGGGAGTGCGACTTTTTGCTCCCAGTTCCTGTTGCAAGGCAATGCTGTTCACCTTGATGACCATGCCGTCAATTTCGTAGGGGAGAGTTTCCCTTATCCTTTGTAGCTCGGCATAGCGGGAGATCACGGTTTCCATGTTTTTTGCTGTTTGAACAATTGACAGGTTCACTTTGAATCCCCAGCGACTGAGTGACTCTAAGAGCTGCTGGTGGGTTTTGGGCATCTCTCCGGAAATATTACCGATGCCGTAGCAACTGATTGTCAGGGGACGACTGGCGGTCAATTTGGGATCAAGCTGCCGCAAACTTCCTGCTGTCAGGTTGCGCGGATTTGCAAAAGTGGCTCCCCCCTCTTCGCGCCGTTGCAGGTTTAACTTCCTGAAGGCATCCAGTTCCATATATATTTCACCACGGACTTCCAGTTGTTGAGGGTAATCGTTTTGCAGTTGTAGCGGGATGGCACCAATGGTGCGGATGTTCTGGGTGATGTCTTCACCGGTGATACCATTCCCCCTTGTGGCTCCACGGATCAGTTTTCCTTGTTCATAGGTCAAGGCGACGGCAACTCCGTCCAGCTTTGGTTCACATAGATATTCCAGATCTTCAGTGGTTGAGAGAAAGCGCTTGACCCGGGCGTCGAAATCTCTTAAATCAGACTCATTGAATGCATTTTCAAGTGACAGCATCGGCGTGGCATGGTCTGCAGGGATAAACCCGCTTAAAGGGGAGCTGCCAACTCGTTGAGACGGTGATTCCGTTGTGATCAGTTCCGGATGTTGCCGCTCAATGTCCAGGAGTTTTTTGAAGAGTTGATCGTATTCTGCATCGGTAATTTCCGGTTGATCAAGAGTGTGATATCTGTAGCTGTGATGATGCAGTTGTTGAGATAATATCCGGTGTTGTTGTTGTATGGCTTTAAATGAATCGGAAGTCATGGTTTTTTCTTTCTATAGGGGCGATGTTGATCCATATTATGTTGATCAATTTAGAGCAAAGCAAGTACTTTCCCTTTAGGATTGTTTGCGCTAAGATTCGCAACTTAATCTTTGTAAGCTGAAAAGCAGAGCTATCTGATTCTCTCTGGAGTATGGACATAAATGGCTGACGAATTAACGTGGCGCCTGTTGGCGCTGCTGCTGCTTCTGGTTCTTTCCGGTTTTTTTTCCGGATCGGAAACAGCGTTGCTGTCTCTCGATAAACTCAGGGTTCTTTTTCTGCAACAGAGACAGTATCGCAATGCTGATAAACTCGCAAAACTGCTGGACAATCCCGATCGTCTCCTGAGTGGGATATTGGTCGGCAACAACCTGGTGAATATTGCTGCGTCGGTTATTGCGACCGGACTCTTTGTCAGCTATTTTGGCGAACAGGGTGAATGGCTGACGGTGTTGGTTCTGACTCCGGTTGTGTTGATTTTCTCTGAGGTTTGTCCCAAGACCTATGCGGCTCAATATCCGGAGAAAATGTCCTTTCTGGTGTTGAATCCGATCCGTTTTGTGGTCTGGGTACTTGCTCCGGTTATTTTTGTGGTGTCTTCCATTTCCCGGATGATGACAAGCTTGATTCGCAAGAAGAATGCGGAGAGCTTTTCCGTCTCTGAGGATGAGATCAGGGCCATGATCGAAGTCGGGGAAGAGTCAGGAGTTGTTGCCGCTGAACAACGGGAAATGCTGCACGGGATTTTTGATCTGTCCGAAACTCGGGTGCGGGACATCATGATTCCCAGGACCGAGGTCACCGGTGTTGACCTTTCTGCTGATTTTCAAGATGTTCTGACTGTGGCCAGGGAAGCCCGTCATTCACGTTTCCCCGTGTTCAGTGAAAATCTCGATACGATTATCGGAGTCATCCACTCCAAAGATATTCTTGGCTATGTCGGGCAAGTCGAAAAATTTTCTCTCAAGGAATTATGTCGCAGTCCTTATTATGTCCCTGAGTCAAAGCGGATTGGTGTGCTGCTGCAAAGCTTTCGAAAAAAACGTGAGCATCTGGCGATCGTTGTAGATGAATATGGGGGCATGGAGGGAATCGTTACCCTCGAAGATGTGGTTGAGGAAATTGTCGGTGAAATCCACGATGAATATGATATTGCCGAGGTTGGTTTCAGAGAGCTGGGGCCAGGGCATTATCTGCTTGATGCGGTTATGCCGCTCCGTGAGGTGAATCGGCGGTTTGATCTGAATCTACCGGAAGAGCACGTGACAACTCTGGCTGGCCATTTATTGCAGATTATGGGAAAAATCCCAGTGGAAGGGGATTCCTGTGAAGAGGGGAATCTCAAGTTCCGGGTACGCCGAATGGAAGACCGGAGAATTGAAGAAATAGAAATGGTCATTTCTCCATCTCAAGACTGAGAAAAAAGAAGCCTGTTGATCGATCCTGCCTATAGCCGACTCTCTGCAATCTTGTCGTTTGTCAGTTTCATGATTTTTTTGTTTATCTGCAAGAAGCTGATGATAACAGTTGATTCTCATCTTCTTTTTGTGCACCTCCTTCTCATTAGCTCCAAGTCCCCGTCATAGCAACATTTTCCAGATCAAGTAATTACAGGAAATAAGCATTTCTGCTTGACAGTTATACATGGCACCGCTATATTTTCATCATTCTAGTGTCAAATAGTGTCAAGTGGTGTCAATATGAAATTTTCGGGTGAATACAACGTCAGTATCGATCTGAAAGGACGGGTCAGTATCCCGGCCTCCTTCAGGGATGAGCTGCGTCAGGAATATGGTTCCGAGGGGCTGGTTGTCACCCGTTATAAAAATGGTTTAGTTGCTTATCCTCCTGCGCGCTGGGAAGAAATTTGCGCCAATGTTTTTTCAATGAGTCCCGGGCCGAAGCGTGAGGCAAATATACGTAATCGAATTGCCCCGGCAAAAGAATGTTCATTTAATGCTCAGGGAAGGATTCAGATACCACAATCTTTACGCGAGCATGCCGGTCTGGATAAGGATGTTGTTGTCATCGGCATGTTTGAAAAAATTGAAATCTGGAGCCAGATAGCTCACACCTTGATTGCCGCTGAATCTGAGTCGATGTTGGATGAGGATGCTCAGGGACAAGCCGATTTAGGTTTTTAGGATGTTGTCCGCTCCCTTTGAGCATCTGTCAGTGATGCCGGAGGAAGTTCTACACTGGCTACAGCCCGTGGTTGGCGGCACCTATCTGGATGGGACTCTTGGCGGTGCCGGTCATTCTCAGATGATTCTTGATCGCGCAGCAGATAGCCGTTTGATCGGACTCGACCGGGACCCGGATGCATTAAAGAAAGCATCTGAGATTCTGGCTCCCTATGGTGATCGCGTCAGTCTTCACCATGCGACTTTTGATCGGGCTGACCAGGTTCTGGCGTCTCTGGCTGTCGACGATCTTGATGGAATGCTGCTCGATCTTGGTGTCTCCTCCTACCAACTGGATACCCCCGAACGGGGCTTCTCTTTTCGTTACGATGCCCCTTTGGATATGCGTATGGATCCCACTGTGGGACAAACGGCCGCTGATGTTGTCAATCAGGCCGATGAAGCTGAATTAGTCCGGATTTTTTTTGAGTATGGTGAAGAACGTTACAGTCGGAGGATCGTCAGGCGGATTATCGCTAAACGTCAGGATTCACCTTTATTGAGCACGGGAGAGCTGGCCGAGCTGGTTCGTGATGCCGTTCCCGGAGGGCAACGACCAAGTAAGATCCATCCGGCGACCAGGGTGTTTCAGGCACTGAGGATCTACGTCAACGATGAACTTGGCCAGGTCCGGCGGGGAGTTGAAACTGGAATTTCACTGCTGAAACCAGGAGGTCGGCTTGTCGTGATCAGTTTTCATTCTCTGGAAGACAGGATTGTTAAACATTTATTTCGAGAAAAGGCCAGAGGGTGTATTTGTCCTCCGCGTTTGCCTGTTTGTCAGTGTGAAAATACTCCCGAG
This window encodes:
- a CDS encoding acylphosphatase, yielding MTNVRAEVRITGRVQGVWFRQSTKNTAERYGVSGWCRNNPDGSVEAIFEGKEAAVKLVVEWCKEGPNLARVDDVRVGWEQPTGEFEHFFIR
- a CDS encoding CNNM domain-containing protein, encoding MADELTWRLLALLLLLVLSGFFSGSETALLSLDKLRVLFLQQRQYRNADKLAKLLDNPDRLLSGILVGNNLVNIAASVIATGLFVSYFGEQGEWLTVLVLTPVVLIFSEVCPKTYAAQYPEKMSFLVLNPIRFVVWVLAPVIFVVSSISRMMTSLIRKKNAESFSVSEDEIRAMIEVGEESGVVAAEQREMLHGIFDLSETRVRDIMIPRTEVTGVDLSADFQDVLTVAREARHSRFPVFSENLDTIIGVIHSKDILGYVGQVEKFSLKELCRSPYYVPESKRIGVLLQSFRKKREHLAIVVDEYGGMEGIVTLEDVVEEIVGEIHDEYDIAEVGFRELGPGHYLLDAVMPLREVNRRFDLNLPEEHVTTLAGHLLQIMGKIPVEGDSCEEGNLKFRVRRMEDRRIEEIEMVISPSQD
- the mraZ gene encoding division/cell wall cluster transcriptional repressor MraZ — its product is MKFSGEYNVSIDLKGRVSIPASFRDELRQEYGSEGLVVTRYKNGLVAYPPARWEEICANVFSMSPGPKREANIRNRIAPAKECSFNAQGRIQIPQSLREHAGLDKDVVVIGMFEKIEIWSQIAHTLIAAESESMLDEDAQGQADLGF
- a CDS encoding BRCT domain-containing protein — encoded protein: MERFSRKEGTALIEAQERQASGSVSKKNDYVVAGSEAGSKLTKAEQLRITILSENDFLELIGMCYSPPERTLRGAIELSSTEP
- the ligA gene encoding NAD-dependent DNA ligase LigA yields the protein MTSDSFKAIQQQHRILSQQLHHHSYRYHTLDQPEITDAEYDQLFKKLLDIERQHPELITTESPSQRVGSSPLSGFIPADHATPMLSLENAFNESDLRDFDARVKRFLSTTEDLEYLCEPKLDGVAVALTYEQGKLIRGATRGNGITGEDITQNIRTIGAIPLQLQNDYPQQLEVRGEIYMELDAFRKLNLQRREEGGATFANPRNLTAGSLRQLDPKLTASRPLTISCYGIGNISGEMPKTHQQLLESLSRWGFKVNLSIVQTAKNMETVISRYAELQRIRETLPYEIDGMVIKVNSIALQQELGAKSRTPRWAIAAKFPARQEQTILESVRLQVGRTGAVTPVANLRPVTVSGVTVSSASLHNWDEIDRLDVRIGDTVIVERAGDVIPDIVRVVAEKRTGDEKPISEPSFCPACDSILVRETDEVVPRCQNLDCPARLKESLKHFCSREAMDIEGLGDRQIDQLLRLKLVSSIADLYRLRREDLFQFERMGERLADKLLQAIAASKQRPLENFIYALGIRHVGKHLAKVIVHHFNSLEKLAAATTDELLELHEIGPQVSDSLVHFFAAENNRNLLQELHELGIDPQKEERISGDKFQGKIFVFTGSLERFSRKEGTALVEAQGGRASGSVSKKTDYVVAGSEAGSKLTKAEQLGITILSENDFLELIGQG
- the rsmH gene encoding 16S rRNA (cytosine(1402)-N(4))-methyltransferase RsmH; protein product: MLSAPFEHLSVMPEEVLHWLQPVVGGTYLDGTLGGAGHSQMILDRAADSRLIGLDRDPDALKKASEILAPYGDRVSLHHATFDRADQVLASLAVDDLDGMLLDLGVSSYQLDTPERGFSFRYDAPLDMRMDPTVGQTAADVVNQADEAELVRIFFEYGEERYSRRIVRRIIAKRQDSPLLSTGELAELVRDAVPGGQRPSKIHPATRVFQALRIYVNDELGQVRRGVETGISLLKPGGRLVVISFHSLEDRIVKHLFREKARGCICPPRLPVCQCENTPEVKILTRRGVKAGHEEVERNVRSRSAVLRAVERCYPDSE
- a CDS encoding cytochrome c peroxidase is translated as MKNCGRIMLFLSLCLVIGTPVMAGLTPVEKLGELLYFDKHLSLNGNQSCATCHHPSAGYADPLNAEFPYDYPVSFGSDPFLNGGRNAPTSSYAAFIPLFTWDATQNQFQGGQFWDGRADTLKDQAKGPFLNPVEMGMLDEAYVIAAMVDQDNKRANDYQRLFMQLYDIDLQTIDTSWNSPEALLAYDKAAEAIGTYEQTFDFTSFTSKYDYYLAGKANLNAAELSGLAIFESPQLGNCAACHPSQATLAEDGRINPPLFTQFTYENIGVPESMSLMLDGFPVDYGLGARSNLDSYNQEIEKTVLDDGSEVFMSEAGKFRVSSLRNIYRNAPYAHNGYFETLDEIVHFFNTRDIPAEYWPIPEVAENVITIVGDLGLTPQQEADLVAFLKTLNDGYGTQTPENFVLPVMVPLN